DNA from Microvirga ossetica:
TGCCGGGCAATGGCATAGACCATGGCCGGTTCGACGTCGTCGCCGACCGGTTGGAACTCGGGAATGGCCGCCAGAGGATAGGCATGCTGGTCGAGGGGAAAGCCCCGCTGCAGCGCGATCTTTCCGATGGCCAGGACCGCACGGGGATTTTGCTGCGATGCGGCCAGGCTGGCCAAAGCGTCGAGCTGCCCCGGATCGTTCAGCGTTTGGGCGAGATCGGAATACAGGCCGAGGAGGAGATCCGGCTCATCGAGCTGCCGCAGGAAGCTGACCGCCTGCACGGGAATGAGAGCCTGGAAAGCCTTGCGTTCCTCTTCCGTCAGCGGATCGACTTTTCGTAGCGTGATGGTCTGGCCCAATTTCGCCTGGGCCAATTGCCCATAATACGTCGTCGGCTGGTCGGCCGCACGTTCGTAGAAGATCCTTGCGTCCTGCCCTAGACCGGCCGCTTCCGCCGCGCGCGCCTGCCAATAGGCGACCCGCGAGATGGAGATCGGCGTCGAAGCCGTCTTGGCGACGGTGGCGAAATGGTGGGCGGCGGTCGCCGGATCGCTGAGGAAGCGAAGCGCGATCCAGCCGGCATGGAACTCCGCTTCGATCTGCTGCACCGGCGACTCGGCAGCATGGTGGCTTGCCACCTCATAGGCCGTCTTCGGGTCGCCCTTGTCGAGAAGGGCGCGGGTGATCAGGCGCTGCTCGGCCCACCACTCGTCGCCGTCCACCCGCAGCTCTGGGTCGCGGGGCGCCTGCATGATGATGTTGGCGGCCTCGACCAGATTGTTGCTGCGGCGCTGGAGCAGGGCCTTGGAGAACAGGTACGACGGATCGCTCCGCAACGATCCGGGAACGGCAGCAAAGGCCTTCTCGGCCTTCTTCTTGCCCTGGAAGACGGCCATGCGCGCCTTGACGAGCAGCCCGTGATCCTTGCCCGCATAACCTGCGGCGCGTTGCGCGCCGCCCCAGTTTTCCTTCAGGAGGAGCCGCTCCATGCGGAAGCGGTGGTCGGCCTGGGACAGCACGTCCGGAAACCGGTCGAGGATGCGCCGCTCCATATCGGGGCCGAAATTATCCTCCCGCCAGACATGGCGGATCCTGTCGCTGGCTTCCTGCTCGATGCCGTCGGCCTTCAAGGCGAAGGCAAGGGCGACCCGGCCGGCCGGGGTCCCCGGGGGCTGCTTTGCAAAGTAGGCGCGCACCTGGGGTGCCGGTCTGCGCTCTGCCAGCAGCGCATCCTCGCCGCGTCTGCGGATCGGACCGGTGCTGGGCCATTCCGGATAATCCTTCTGGAATGCGACGATCCGGTCCAGGCCGATGGTGAAGCCGCTGCGGATGACGAACCATTCCACCAGGGCATGGGCCGCGGGCTGGGTCAGCTTGGTCTTGAGGATCTGAGCCTCGGGCAGATCGTTGTCCCGATAGGCCTTGAGGATGCCCTGGAGATATTCCAGGTCTCCCGGCACCGGAGCGGCGGGCACGAAGCTTTCGAGGGCGCTCTGCCGGCTCTGTTCGGGAGGGTTGGGGGGAGATTCTGCTGCCTGAACGGCAAGGACGGACAATTGGACGAGCGCGACCGATGCCAGAAGCCGTATGAGAGGATGCATGTTGAGGCTCACCCGCAAACCCCTTTTGCTGCCGTCTATATCTCATTGTGACGACGTTTCTCTTGAGGAAACACTAAGAGCCGAGCTAGGACAACTCCTCAGGGGAACGTTTGCGCGCATGCGCCGCACCCCCTATGTGTAAAAGCCCTGTGGCCCACGAGAAGACCGACGCAGATATCGAGGATGACCCATGACCCAATTCAAAGGCTCCATCACCGCTCTGGTGACCCCGTTCAAGGAAGGGGCCGTGGATGAGGCCGCGTTCCGGTCCTTCATCAACTGGCAGATCCGGGAGGGCACGAGCGGCCTCGTTCCCGTCGGCACGACCGGCGAAAGCCCGACGCTCAGCCACAAGGAGCACGAGCGGGTCGTCGAAATCTGCGTCGACGAGACGAAGGGCAGGGTGCCCGTGATTGCCGGCGCCGGGTCGAACAGCACGGCGGAGGCCGTGGCCTTCTCGAAGCATGCGGAGAAGGTCGGTGCCGATGCGGTGCTGATCGTGACGCCCTATTACAACAAGCCGACCCAAGAAGGCCTGTACCAGCATTTCAAGGCGATCAACGATGCCGTCGGCATCCCGATCATCATCTACAACATCCCCGGCCGTTCGATCATCGACATGTCGGTGGAGACGATGGCGCGGCTCTATGAGCTCAAGAACATCGCCGGCGTGAAGGATGCGACCGCGAACATGGCGCGGGCGAGCCAGCAGCGGCAGGTGCTGGGGCCGGACTTCATCCAGCTCTCCGGCGAGGACGCGACCGCCCTCGGCTTCATGGCCCATGGCGGCCACGGCTGCATCTCCGTGACCGCTAACGTCGCGCCGCGGCTCTGCGCCGAGATGCAGCATGCCTGCCTGAACGGCGATTACGCCTCCGCCCTGAAGGTGCAGGATCGTCTCATGCCCCTGCACACCAGCCTGTTCGTCGAAACCAATCCCACGCCCGTAAAATATGCCGCGTCCCTGCTCGGCCTGATGGAGGACGATGTGCGCCTGCCGCTCGTACCCGCCTCCGACAACGCGAAGCAGGCCGTGCGCGCGGCCATGGTCCATGCGGGCCTGATCAACGCTTAAAGCAGCTCATGTCAAAAGATCCCAAGAGTGCCAACCGAGTCGTCGCCGACAACAGGAAGGCGCGGTTCAATTACGAGATCCTCGATACCTACGAAGCGGGGATCGCGCTGACCGGCACGGAAGTGAAATCCCTGCGCCAGGGCAAGGCGACCATCGGCGAGGCCTATGCCGGACCGTCGGGCGAGGAGTTCTTTCTCTTCAACGCCTACATCCCGGAATATCTCCAGGCGAACCGCTTCAACCATGAAACGAAGCGCCCGCGCCGTCTGCTGCTGCACAAGCGCCAGATCGACAAGCTGATCGGCGCAACGCAGCGCGAGGGTTTCACCGTGATCCCGCTCAAGATCTATTTCAACGATCGCGGGCGGGCGAAGGTGGAGCTCGGCCTCGGCCGAGGCAAGAAGCTGCACGACAAGCGCGAGACGGAGAAGGAGCGCTCCTGGAACCGGGAGAAGGCACGTCTCATGCGCGACAAGGGCTGACGCCGCGGCCTTGCGCGCTAAAGCATCGTTCGTTGCAGATCCAGAGAGCCACGTTAGTGAAAACCGGGTCCACTTTTCCGTACGATGCGCTAGATGCCTCTTTGTCGTGTACGGGAGGAAGTCATGGCGTCCGTTGCTCTGGTTTCGGTCTTGGGTCCCGATCGGGTCGGGCTCGTCGCTGCAATCGCTGAGCACCTGTTCGATGTCGGCGTGAACCTGAGAGATACAACCTTCGCCGCCCTCGGATCGGGCGCCGAATTCGTCGCCCTGTGCGAGCTTCCTCAGGACATGACGGCCGCCGCGATCGAGGAGGGTCTGAAGCGATTGCCGGAATTGGCCGGGGCGGAGATCCGCGCCGTGCCGTACGCGTTCGACCCGAGTCCCGGGCCTTCGGGCAAGATCACCCATCGCATCGCAATCAGCGGCGGCGATCAGCTCGGCCTGGTCGCCCGGCTCGCCGAGGTCTTCAAGCAATACGAGGCCAATATCGTGCGTCTCGAGGCCCGCAAGCTGCCTGACGCCGAGGGCGGTCTCTATGTCACGCGGTTCGCCGTTTCGATCCCGGCGGGTCAGGCAGAGCTCTGCCTTGCGACGGTCAGCAACACCGCCGGGTCGCTCAGCCTGGACTGCCGTGTCGAGGAGAGCTCGCTTTAGCGCATCGGCAAAAGGAATTGGCCGGGGCGAACCCGGCCATGACCATCCTTAGGAAATGCCGTACCTTAGACTTCGGAGTCGTCGTCCTGCGGCTGCCGGATGCCATAGCGGCTCTCGAGGGCGCCGTTGCGCGGCTGCTGCTGCGGGCGGTTGCGCTCGCCGTTCTCGTTGCCGGCACGCTGCGGGCGGTCCGACGGATCGCGTCCGATGCGGGAGGCGAGCTGCGACAGGTCGAGGAACTCGTCAGCCTGCCTGCGCAGTTCGTCCGCAACCATGGGCGGCTGGGTCGTGACCGTGGAGATCACGGAAACCCGCACGCCGCGGCGCTGCATCGCCTCGACCAGCGACCGAAAGTCGCCGTCGCCGGAGAACAGGACCATGTGGTCGATATAGGGGGACAACTCCAGGGCATCGATGGCGAGCTCGATATCCATGTTGCCCTTCACCTTGCGGCGGCCGGCGGAGTCGACGAATTCCTTGGTGGGCTTCGTCACCACGCGGTAGCCGTTGTAGTCGAGCCAGTCGATCAACGGGCGGATGGAAGAATATTCCTGATCTTCCACAAGCGCTGTGTAGTAAAAGGCGCGAACCAACGTGCCGCGGCTTTGGAACTCCTTCAGCAGGCGCTTGTAATCGATATCGAAGCCGAGAGTTTTGGTGGTAGCGTAGAGGTTGGCTCCATCAATGAAGAGCGCGATCCGCTGCTGGCCTGACATAAGTATTCTCTGTTGGATTCGGCTGAAGCGGCAAAACAACCTTCATTATTCAAGAGACATCTATTATTTACGCAGGCAATAAAATTGCGCGAGAAAATTACGACGTGCCCTGGATCAGGCGGTTATTAACCCTTCGGCCGATTAAAAACGACAATGCAAACTACTTAATGGCGTGGAAATTCCAAGAGTCAAGTTGTCAGAACCAAGGCAGTCAAGCCTCTGTGTAAAAAATAAACAGCTATTATGATTTGAGGCTGCGGCTGCCCGGCTTGGTGGCCGGAAGAGCTGCCAGTTCCACAGGAATTTGATCCGGTGCATAGGCGGGAATGTCGAGCTGGACCAAGGACACCAACGGCACGCCGAGATCCGCCTTGCCGCCCGAGCGGTCGATGAGGCAGGCCGCTCCGAGGATCGTCCCGGGATAGTCGCGCAGGGCTGCGAGGCATTCCCGAGAGGAAAGACCTGTCGTCACGATGTCTTCCACCATCACGACCCGTGCACCTTCCGGAATGGCGAAGCCGCGGCGCAGGGCGAAGGCTCCGTTCTCCCGCTCCACGAAAATGGCCTTGCAGCCGAGATGCCGGGCCGTTTCATAGCCCGGAACGATGCCGCCGACGGCCGGCGAGACCACGTAGTCGACGGGACCGAACGTCTCCCGGATCTTTTCGGCCAGTGCCCGGCAGACCCGCTCCGTACGCGCCGGGTCCTGGAACACGAACATCTTCTGCAGGAAGACGGGGCTGTGCAGACCGGAGGAGAGAATGAAGTGGCCCTCCAGCAGCGCGCCGGCGGAGCGGAATTCGTCGAGAACTTCATTCTGGTTCATGGCTCTATCTCCTGCTGAAGCGCTGTTTGGCAGGGGGAAAGTCGGGAGGCAAGGGTTATCCATGTGTCGTAGAGAAACTCTTCATGGGAAGGGCCGAGCGCCTCCGATGTGCGAATGCGCACTTGAATTATAGAATTACATTACACTTATAATCCCAGGGTTAAGCCGAGATGCCTTAGAGTAAGTAATCTGCATCTCAGCCTATCACTACAGTTGCACGCTGCACAGGCGCCCTAATTACCTCCTGATCTGATACAGGAGGCTGCCATGTCAGGCGTGGCCATCGAGCAGATGCTCGAACTCTGGTGTGTGGAGTTGCGTCAGGTCAAAGCTGATCTCAAACTCCAGTTTGCTCATCCCAGTGTCGCGGCCTCTGCGGCCGCCTTCCTCGACGGTCTGCTCGGGCCGGAGCGGCGCAAGACCGGCTGGATGCGGGCGGAAGCCGCCGGTGATCCGGGACCATGGCGCCAGCAGGCGGTGCTCGGGCGCAGCCACTGGGACGCGGATGCTTTGCGGGACATGGTGCGCGACTATGCGCTCGAGACGCTCGCCTCTCCCGGAGCGGTACTGGTGATCGATGAGACCGGCTTTCTCAAGCAGGGGCAGAACTCGTGCGGGGTGGGACGCCAGTACACTGGGTCAGCCGGCAAGATTGCCAGCTGCCAGATCGGCGTGTTTGCCGCTTACGCGTCGGACAAGGGCTGCGCCTTGATCGACCGCCAGCTCTATCTGCCCAAGGACTGGACGACGAAGCCCGAGCGCCTGGCCACGGCTCACGTGCCCGATGCGATCCGCTTCGTCACCAAGCCGCAGATCGCCGCCGCGATGATCGAGCGGGCCCTGGCGGCCGGCGTACCGTTTGAGTGGGTGGCCACCGACACCATCTATGGGGCCCTGGCCATGCAGCTGCGCCGAGCTGGCAAGGGTTACGTGCTGGGCGTTCAAGCCACAGACCGCTTCAATTCCTGGGACAAGAGCCCGCCGGTGGCCGGCACGGCCGCGACGATTGCACAGGGGCTTGCTCCCAAGACCTGGCAGCGTCTGTCGGCCGGGATCGGCACCAAGGGGCCGCGCCTGTATGATTGGGCCTATGTCGCGTTGGCCGATCTCGAGGCCGAGGAATTCAACGAGGCGCTGACCGGCCTGTGGACGCGCGGCCTGCTGATCCGGCGCAGCATCAGCGATCAGGATCTGGCGTTCTTCTCAACCTGGTGCCCGGCCGGCACACCGATGGAGACCCTGGTGCGGGTGGAGGGCCAGCGCTGGGCGATTGAGGATGCGTTCGAGACCGCGAAGACGGAGTTGGGGCTGACGCACAATGAGACGCGTTCGTGGCACGGTTGGCATCGGCATGTGTCGCTGGTGATGCTGGCGTTTGCCATGATGACGGTGGTGCGTGAGCACGCCAACCGCCTTACCTCACCCCAAAAACGAAACGACGAAGCCCGACTGCAGCGCTGGTATGCTGGTCTGTCCAGGAAATCCGCCGGGTCGCCACACGTCTCCAGCAGCGCCGGATCGAGCCGGCCTTCGTGATCGCCTGGTCCGCGTGGCGACGAGCGCATCAGGCCATGGCGCAAGCCTCACATCGCAAACGAAAGGTGCAACTGTAGTGCTATCTGTGGAGCCGCCGGTAGAGTACGGGCGCTGCTCCAGGATTTACTGGCGTAATAGTGCAGCAAAGGAGAGAGCTCTTTTGGGCTCTCGCCGGTGATCGTCTGCGCAAGTGATAAATGACCGATCCTGATGATTTCGGGCGTGAAGACATCTTCAGCAGAGGGATCGTTGTAAGTTTGGAGGAAGCATAAAATGATGCACGGTAGTAACTCATTGGCGATCCCCTCGGATCGGCTCTCAGCTGAGGCGGTCATCCATCCCGCCTTCGTCGAACTGGCGCATTCGAAGGAGGCGCTTCCCCAGGATCGCGGCAAGATGCCATCCGTCGTAACATTCCTGATCGAGACCAATGCGCTCTTGCGCGAAGGCTTGGGACGGATCCTCTCCGAGACGGCCTATAGCCCCGCCGCCTTGGCGTCATCACTTCATGAAATCGGACCGGTCCGGACTCGTGAGGGTTGCACGACGATCGTCATCATGGATGCCGCACATGACCACGACGAGAGCTGTCGTCAGGCCAGGATGCTGAAGGATGAAGATCCCACGGCCCGGATCGTCATGCTGTTCGAGCAGTATGATTTCCGCCAGGTTCTCAATGCCTTCCATGCCGGTGCCAATGCCTATTTGATGAAGTCGGTTTCCTGTGAGGTTCTTCTGAAAACGCTGGATCTGGTCCTGCTCGGAGAAACGATCTTTCCCGCCAAGGCTCTCTGCTCCGTCCGCGACAAGGGGCCATCCTTCGGGATAGAGAATGTCGGGGTTCTGTCTTCCCGCGAACTCGCCATCGTCCGCTGTCTCGTCGATGGCGATCCGAACAAGGTCATCGCACGCAAGCTCAACATCGCAGAGGCAACCGTAAAGGTCCACGTCAAGGCGATTCTGCGCAAGATTCAGGTGAAGAACCGGACCCAGGCCGCCGTATGGGGCACGAGCCGTCTGCTCGACGACATTCAGGCTCCGGAAATGAAAGCGGCCGGCTGAAACTATCAGGGATTTTGGAGCGTCAGCGGGCCGCTGCCGCCAACCATCGCGACAGATCTCCCAGTGATGGCAATTCGGCGAAGCGGGGATGGGCGGTCGGGCGCGGGGCGTCCTCGTGGGCCCAGACAAGATGATAGGGGATGAGGGCGGCATAGCTGCCCGCTTCGAGCGCCGGCAGAACGTCCGAGCGCACGGAGTTGCCGGCCATGGCGGCGTGTTCGGGGCCGGCACCGTGGCGCGAGAAGATGCGGACATAGGTGTCAGCCTTCTTCTCGCTGACGATCTCTACGCCCGAGAAAAAATTGCCGAGGCCCGATGCGGCAAGCTTCGCTTCCTGGTGGAAGAGATCGCCCTTGGTGATCAGGACCAGCTTGTATTGCGCCGCGAGGTCTTCGAGGGCGTCGTGAACGCCGGGAAGCGGCTCTACCGGATGCCGCATCATCTCGCGGCCTGCCGAAAGAATCTCCGTGAGGGCTTTGGGGGAGACTTGGCCCCCGCTGACCGCAAGCGCCGTCTCCAGCATGCAGAGGGTGAAGCCTTTCGCGCCGTAGCCGTAGAGGCCGAGATTGCGCTTCTCCGTTGCCTCGATCTCCGCTTCGAGCGTCTCGGCATCGACGAAGTCGGCGAGCAGCTCGTTGAAGCGCTGCCGCGTCATCTGATAGAAGGTTTCGTTGTGCCAGAGCGTATCGTCGGCATCGAGACCTAGAACGGTGATAGGCATCTGGAATCCTTCGCGACCTTCTCAGTGATTGCGTTGCGTCGCTTGCACGAAGGCGCCGAACAGCCTGTTGCAGGGATGGTCCTGCATTGCGAAGGACTCAGGGTGCCACTGAACGCCAATGGCGAAGCGCCGGCCCGGAATCTCGATGGCTTCGATCACGCCGTCGCCAGCCCTGGCAGACGTGACAGCGTGATCGGAAATCTCGACAACCGCCTCCTGGTGACGGCTGTTCACGTCGAGCCGCGTCGTGCCCAGGATGCGAGAAAGCATCGTGCCAGGAACGATGTCGACGGGGTGCATGGCGCTCCGGCTGTCATGGTCGAGGATATGTGGGCCGACTTTTCGCACCTCGTGCACCATGCGGCCGCCATGAAGGCAGGCGAGCATCTGCATGCCGTTGCAGATCCCGAGCACCGGCTTGTCACGATCGAGGAAGTCTTGCATGAGCGCCAGCTCGACCTTGAGCCGCTCCGAGGACGGATACAGCGATCCGTCACCGGGAACGTACCATTCATGAGGAAACTGGATGCGTCCGCCGACGCTGACGAATCCATCGAATTCCGCGACGACGCCATCGACCATCTCCGCGAAATAGGGAATGCCGAATGGCAGGCCACCGGCACGCTGAATGCCGATGAAATAGTTCTTCGTCATATCGTAGCGTGTACCGTCGACGCTGGTGTTCTCGTCCATGATGACGGCGATGCGGGGCTTAGCTGACATTGGAATCCTAACCGGTGATGCGATCGACGCGGCTCACCACGCGCTTGGCGCGCAATTCCGCAATGATGGCGTTGAGATGCTTCAGGTCCCACACCGTCAGGTCGATGGTCATGTCGGTGAAGTCCTGCGTGCGCCGTTTCATGGACACGTTGTCGATATTGCCGTCGTGATCGGCGATCACCTGCGTGATCTGCGCGAGCGATCCGGGCTCGTTGATCGACTGCAGCTTGATGCGCGCCGGGAAACGTTGCGCCGAGCCGGATTCGAGATCCCAGCGCACGTCGATCCAGCGATCCGGCTCGTTGTCGAAGGCGGCGAGCGACGGCGATTGGATCGGGTAGATCGTCACGCCTTCGCCCGGCGTCAGGATGCCGACGATACGGTCGCCGGGCACGGCTCCGCCTTCGGGCGCGAAGCGGATCGGCATGTCCGTGTTGAGCCCGCGGATCGGGATACCGGCCGGCTGCTCGCCTGCACCATCCGGTTGTCCGGCGCCCTTGCCGTCGGCGCTGCCGCGCCGCTCGTCCAGGTAGTCGGGATAGACGGCCCGCACCACGTCGCCGGAGAACATTTCGCCGCGGCCGACCGCCGCCAGAACGTCCTCCACGGAAACGCGCGCAAGGCGGGGCAGAGCTCCTTTGAGCTTCTCGTCCGAGAAGGGGCGGGCGGCGCGCTCGAAGGCGCGCTCCAGGATCTGGTGGCCGAGGCCCGTGTATTGCCGGCGCACGGCGGCGCGGGTGGCGCGGCGGATCGAGGCGCGCGCCTTGCCGGTCACCACGAGGGATTCCCAGGCCGCCGGAGGCGTCTGGCCCTCGGCGCGGACGATCTCCACCTCGTCGCCGTTCTGCAGTTCCGTCAGGAGTGGCGACATGCGGCCGTTGATCTTGCAGCCCACCGCCGTGTTGCCGACATCGGTGTGAACCGCATAGGCGAAGTCGATGGGCGTCGCGCCGCGGGGAAGCGCGATGAGACGGCCCTTCGGCGTGAAGCAGAAGACCTGATCGTGGAAGAGCTCGAGCTTCGTATGCTCCAGGAACTCTTCCGGATTGTCGCCCTCGGCGAGAAGGTCGATGGTCCGTCGCAGCCATTGATAGGCGCGGCTTTCCTTGGCGAGGTGCGAGTTGTCGTTCACGCCCTCCTTGTAGAGGGCGTGCGCCGCGATGCCGTATTCCGCCACTTCGTCCATGTCCACGGTGCGAATCTGCAGCTCGACACGCTGGCTGCCGGGACCGATCACGGTGGTGTGGATCGAGCGGTAGTCGTTCTGCTTCGGCGTCGAGATGTAGTCTTTGTAGCGTCCGGGCACCATCGGCCAGCTGGTATGGACGACGCCGAGCGCGCGGTAGCACTCGTCGATGGTCCCGACGATGATGCGGAACGCGAAGATGTCGGACAATTGCTCGAAGGCGACGGATTTGCGTTCCATCTTGCGCCAGATGGAATAGGGGCGCTTCTGCCGGCCCGACACCTCCGCCTCGATGCCCTGCGCCCGCAGCTTGGTGGTCAGGTTCTTCTCGATCTCATCTACGAGCTTCTCGTTTTTCGTGGAAAGCTCGTGCAGGTGACGCTTGATGGCCTCGTAGGCCTCCGGGTCGAGGTTCTGGAACGACAGCTCCTCCAGCTCCTCGCGCATCTCCTGGATGCCCATGCGGCCGGCGAGCGGCGCGTAGATGTCGAGGGTCTCCTCGGCGATGCGCCTGCGCTTGTCCGACGGCATGAATTGCAGGGTGCGCATATTGTGCAGGCGGTCGGCGAGCTTGACCAGCAGCACCCGCACATCGTCGGCAATGGCGAGCAGCAGCTTGCGGAAATTCTCGCCCTGGGCCGCGCGCTTCGACACCAGGTCGAGCCGTTTGATCTTGGTCAGGCCGTCTACGAGGGCGCCGATCTGGGGCCCGAAGGTCTTGTTGATCTCCTCCAGGGTCGCCTGGGTATCCTCCACCGTATCGTGGAGCACCGCCGCGGCAATGGTCGCGTCGTCGAGCTTGAGGTCCGTGAGGATGGCCGCGACTTCCAGGGGATGGCCGAAGAACAGGTCGCCGGAGGCACGCTTCTGGTTGCCATGAGCCATCATGGCATACACGTACGCCCGGTTCAGAAGCGCCTCGTTGGCCGAGGGGTTGTAGCGCTTGACCCTCTCGACGAGTTCATATTGGCGCATCATGCGGCCGCAATCTCCCTTGGCCCGGTCTATCTGGCTGAAGTCACGAAGCTTTTAAAGATATTGTACAACGTCTTCCGACCGCAAGCCGAATACCTCGCGCATGGCACCCATGCGGGGCCTTGGTTAAGCGGGCCAACAAAAAAGCCCGGCTCTTCAGCCGGGCTTTCGGGGATCCTGTCGAGGCTTACTCGCGGTCGTCGTCGTCCGCGCTGCTGCTCGGGGGCACGAGGCCCTCCAGGCCGCGGAGCAGGTCGTCCTCGCTCATGCGGTCGAACTGGACGTCCGCGTCGTTGTCGCTGCCGGTCGTGGGTGCAGCGGCCGTGTTGCTGAGCATCGGAACGGCTTCGGCCTCCGGCTCGTCAACCTCGACATATTTCTGCATCGAGTGGATGAGCTGCTCCTTCAGGTCGTCGGGAGCGATGGTCTCGTCGGCGATTTCGCGCAGGGCCACGACGGGGTTCTTGTCGCGGTCGCGATCGATCGTGAGCGGCGAGCCCGACGAAATGAGGCGGGCCCGGTGGCTGGCCAGCAGCACGAGCTCGAACCGGTTGTCGACCTTGTCGATGCAGTCTTCGACGGTCACGCGAGCCATGCGGGGCTCCTTCTTCAGTCGTTGGGAATATCGGAAGAGGGAGCGGATACACCGATTGCCTCAAGAAAACAAGAGGAAGCGTCCCTGTGCCGAGGTTTGCTGGAAGGTGCGTCCGCACACGCCTGGGGCCGCAGAGGCTAGGTAGTCTGTCCTAGGGTCAAGCCTTGGGGGATTGGTCTTGCGAGCCTTAAGCGTCACGTTGCTGGTTCTTGCGCGCCTTGCCGGCCGGGTGCTCCGCCGGATCACGCTGCGGCAGCCTGTGGTCGACCGGAGCATGCTCAGAGGCTGGCGCCGCCTCATCTGATGAACAGGTTCGGTGCGGAGCAATGCGCTCTTCGCCTTGACTCCTCGCCCTGCCGGTGCGAGTCCCGCGCGAATTCGATAAATCGAGGGAACCGTTCCTGATGAAGCGTGCATTCATTTTCCCGGGCCAGGGAAGCCAGTCGGTCGGAATGGGCAAGGCCCTTGCCGATGCCTTTCCGCAGGCCAAGGCCGTGTTCGACGAGGTGGATGAGGCTCTCTCCCAGAAGCTCTCCGCCCTCATGTGGGAAGGGCCTGCCGAGGAGCTGACCTTGACGGCCAACGCCCAGCCCGCCCTGATGGCGGTGAGCCTGGCCGCGATCCGGGTGCTGGAGGCCGAGGCCGGTCTCGATCTCAGGAAGCACGCCGCCTTCGTCGCCGGTCACTCGCTCGGCGAATATTCGGCGCTTGCGGCCGCCGGCAGCCTGTCGATCTCCGATACGGCGCGGCTTCTCCGGATCCGCGGCAATGCCATGCAGAATGCCGTTCCGGTGGGGCAGGCCGCCATGGCCGCGCTTCTCGGTCTCGAATACGACGTGGCCCTCGAAGTCGCCCGCGAGGCGGCTCAAGGCGAGGTCTGCGATGCGGCCAACGACAATGGCGGCGCCCAGGTCGTGGTCTCGGGCCACAAATCGGCCG
Protein-coding regions in this window:
- a CDS encoding NYN domain-containing protein; protein product: MSGQQRIALFIDGANLYATTKTLGFDIDYKRLLKEFQSRGTLVRAFYYTALVEDQEYSSIRPLIDWLDYNGYRVVTKPTKEFVDSAGRRKVKGNMDIELAIDALELSPYIDHMVLFSGDGDFRSLVEAMQRRGVRVSVISTVTTQPPMVADELRRQADEFLDLSQLASRIGRDPSDRPQRAGNENGERNRPQQQPRNGALESRYGIRQPQDDDSEV
- the dapA gene encoding 4-hydroxy-tetrahydrodipicolinate synthase, which translates into the protein MTQFKGSITALVTPFKEGAVDEAAFRSFINWQIREGTSGLVPVGTTGESPTLSHKEHERVVEICVDETKGRVPVIAGAGSNSTAEAVAFSKHAEKVGADAVLIVTPYYNKPTQEGLYQHFKAINDAVGIPIIIYNIPGRSIIDMSVETMARLYELKNIAGVKDATANMARASQQRQVLGPDFIQLSGEDATALGFMAHGGHGCISVTANVAPRLCAEMQHACLNGDYASALKVQDRLMPLHTSLFVETNPTPVKYAASLLGLMEDDVRLPLVPASDNAKQAVRAAMVHAGLINA
- a CDS encoding glycine cleavage system protein R, which codes for MASVALVSVLGPDRVGLVAAIAEHLFDVGVNLRDTTFAALGSGAEFVALCELPQDMTAAAIEEGLKRLPELAGAEIRAVPYAFDPSPGPSGKITHRIAISGGDQLGLVARLAEVFKQYEANIVRLEARKLPDAEGGLYVTRFAVSIPAGQAELCLATVSNTAGSLSLDCRVEESSL
- a CDS encoding lytic transglycosylase domain-containing protein, translating into MHPLIRLLASVALVQLSVLAVQAAESPPNPPEQSRQSALESFVPAAPVPGDLEYLQGILKAYRDNDLPEAQILKTKLTQPAAHALVEWFVIRSGFTIGLDRIVAFQKDYPEWPSTGPIRRRGEDALLAERRPAPQVRAYFAKQPPGTPAGRVALAFALKADGIEQEASDRIRHVWREDNFGPDMERRILDRFPDVLSQADHRFRMERLLLKENWGGAQRAAGYAGKDHGLLVKARMAVFQGKKKAEKAFAAVPGSLRSDPSYLFSKALLQRRSNNLVEAANIIMQAPRDPELRVDGDEWWAEQRLITRALLDKGDPKTAYEVASHHAAESPVQQIEAEFHAGWIALRFLSDPATAAHHFATVAKTASTPISISRVAYWQARAAEAAGLGQDARIFYERAADQPTTYYGQLAQAKLGQTITLRKVDPLTEEERKAFQALIPVQAVSFLRQLDEPDLLLGLYSDLAQTLNDPGQLDALASLAASQQNPRAVLAIGKIALQRGFPLDQHAYPLAAIPEFQPVGDDVEPAMVYAIARQESAFNPRAISSAGARGLMQLMPATAKRTAQRFGVGFDLKRLIEDPSYNAKIGSAHLGELMEDWKGSYILAFASYNAGGGNVIKWVRSYGDPRKPDVDEVDWIERIPFYETRNYVQRVLENLRVYRERLNAKPAMPAPATADATAGTN
- a CDS encoding LuxR C-terminal-related transcriptional regulator — its product is MMHGSNSLAIPSDRLSAEAVIHPAFVELAHSKEALPQDRGKMPSVVTFLIETNALLREGLGRILSETAYSPAALASSLHEIGPVRTREGCTTIVIMDAAHDHDESCRQARMLKDEDPTARIVMLFEQYDFRQVLNAFHAGANAYLMKSVSCEVLLKTLDLVLLGETIFPAKALCSVRDKGPSFGIENVGVLSSRELAIVRCLVDGDPNKVIARKLNIAEATVKVHVKAILRKIQVKNRTQAAVWGTSRLLDDIQAPEMKAAG
- the smpB gene encoding SsrA-binding protein SmpB, whose product is MSKDPKSANRVVADNRKARFNYEILDTYEAGIALTGTEVKSLRQGKATIGEAYAGPSGEEFFLFNAYIPEYLQANRFNHETKRPRRLLLHKRQIDKLIGATQREGFTVIPLKIYFNDRGRAKVELGLGRGKKLHDKRETEKERSWNREKARLMRDKG
- the pyrE gene encoding orotate phosphoribosyltransferase, which codes for MNQNEVLDEFRSAGALLEGHFILSSGLHSPVFLQKMFVFQDPARTERVCRALAEKIRETFGPVDYVVSPAVGGIVPGYETARHLGCKAIFVERENGAFALRRGFAIPEGARVVMVEDIVTTGLSSRECLAALRDYPGTILGAACLIDRSGGKADLGVPLVSLVQLDIPAYAPDQIPVELAALPATKPGSRSLKS
- a CDS encoding IS701 family transposase, whose amino-acid sequence is MSGVAIEQMLELWCVELRQVKADLKLQFAHPSVAASAAAFLDGLLGPERRKTGWMRAEAAGDPGPWRQQAVLGRSHWDADALRDMVRDYALETLASPGAVLVIDETGFLKQGQNSCGVGRQYTGSAGKIASCQIGVFAAYASDKGCALIDRQLYLPKDWTTKPERLATAHVPDAIRFVTKPQIAAAMIERALAAGVPFEWVATDTIYGALAMQLRRAGKGYVLGVQATDRFNSWDKSPPVAGTAATIAQGLAPKTWQRLSAGIGTKGPRLYDWAYVALADLEAEEFNEALTGLWTRGLLIRRSISDQDLAFFSTWCPAGTPMETLVRVEGQRWAIEDAFETAKTELGLTHNETRSWHGWHRHVSLVMLAFAMMTVVREHANRLTSPQKRNDEARLQRWYAGLSRKSAGSPHVSSSAGSSRPS